The Amycolatopsis viridis genome window below encodes:
- a CDS encoding FUSC family protein: MTVVLPVFWSMGQLTTWWSPPVDAVVFAVMLALGLPRAIQAVPRDHLPVAAAGALAGVVIATGCGMLLSGTTAQVLLGAAAFAVTASAAVWLRRFGAAWRTASITAGVPFTAVLVHPLPLDRTWPVLGWMSVGGVVAVCWTLALTSPAATKAPARRSRQRLAPSTRQAVQLLGALAGAFVAGELLDPDHLVWPVLTVLLVSSGNRGRADVLRKGAQRMAGALGGTALATWATSSLAPGDNLAVVAVFGLLALAAGLRPFGYVFWAGGVTGALAFLYGFFGQGGTEVLAHRLIGIAAGSVLAVLAAWYVLPIRARGRSTGDNTTRDARADRTDSAA, translated from the coding sequence ATGACCGTGGTGCTGCCGGTGTTCTGGTCCATGGGCCAGCTGACGACGTGGTGGTCGCCCCCGGTGGACGCCGTGGTCTTCGCCGTCATGCTGGCCCTCGGCCTGCCCCGCGCGATCCAGGCCGTGCCCCGCGATCACCTGCCGGTCGCGGCGGCCGGCGCGCTCGCCGGCGTCGTCATCGCCACCGGCTGCGGCATGCTCCTGTCCGGCACCACCGCCCAGGTGCTGCTCGGCGCGGCGGCATTCGCGGTCACCGCCTCGGCCGCGGTGTGGTTGCGCCGGTTCGGCGCCGCGTGGCGCACCGCGAGCATCACCGCCGGTGTGCCGTTCACCGCGGTCCTGGTCCACCCGCTCCCCCTGGACCGGACCTGGCCGGTCCTGGGCTGGATGTCCGTGGGCGGGGTGGTGGCGGTGTGCTGGACGCTCGCACTCACCTCCCCCGCCGCGACCAAGGCACCGGCGCGGCGTTCCCGGCAGCGCCTCGCACCGAGCACGCGGCAGGCCGTGCAGCTGCTCGGGGCGCTGGCCGGGGCGTTCGTGGCCGGGGAACTCCTCGATCCGGACCACCTGGTGTGGCCGGTCCTGACCGTACTGCTGGTGAGCAGCGGCAACCGCGGCCGCGCCGACGTGCTGCGGAAAGGGGCGCAGCGGATGGCCGGTGCGCTCGGCGGCACGGCACTGGCGACCTGGGCGACGAGCAGCCTCGCCCCCGGCGACAACCTCGCCGTCGTCGCCGTCTTCGGGCTACTCGCGCTCGCCGCCGGGCTGCGCCCGTTCGGTTACGTGTTCTGGGCCGGGGGTGTCACCGGCGCGCTGGCGTTCCTCTACGGCTTCTTCGGGCAGGGTGGGACCGAGGTGCTGGCGCACCGGTTGATCGGCATCGCCGCCGGCAGCGTGCTGGCGGTCCTCGCCGCCTGGTACGTGCTGCCCATCCGGGCCCGCGGCCGGTCCACCGGGGACAACACCACCCGCGATGCGCGCGCGGACCGCACCGACTCCGCCGCCTGA
- a CDS encoding MarR family winged helix-turn-helix transcriptional regulator, which translates to MSSEIERCAPLVRSAVLRLARRLRVERDQSALSNNKVAVLSHLARTGSSTPSRIARDERQHPQSLTRVFAELEADGLIRRHPGADDARQVLLTLTAAGEEALAADMALRDRWLVSAMRDLSSTELGVLRLAAEILDGLGD; encoded by the coding sequence ATGAGCAGTGAAATCGAACGGTGCGCCCCGCTGGTCCGGTCCGCCGTCCTGCGCCTGGCGCGGCGCCTGCGGGTCGAACGCGACCAGTCGGCGCTGTCCAACAACAAGGTCGCCGTGCTGAGCCACCTCGCGCGCACCGGGTCGAGCACGCCGTCCCGCATCGCGCGAGACGAACGGCAGCATCCCCAGTCCCTCACCCGGGTCTTCGCCGAGCTCGAGGCCGACGGGCTCATCCGTCGGCACCCCGGGGCGGACGACGCGCGTCAAGTGCTGCTCACCCTCACCGCCGCGGGGGAGGAGGCGCTGGCCGCCGACATGGCGTTGCGGGACCGCTGGCTCGTGTCCGCGATGCGCGACCTCAGCAGCACCGAGCTCGGCGTGCTCCGGTTAGCCGCGGAGATCCTGGACGGCCTCGGCGACTGA
- a CDS encoding PH domain-containing protein, with amino-acid sequence MSTDWHRLSARMLAVHPVQEVVRLLPVLIGVLFVGRGGQGQIWSLVGLCLAVGTGLLRWFTTTYQITPEHVRVRRGLFSRKELSVPRDRIRTVDLTSRPLQRVLGLSRVVIGTGHGGHSGRGGHGGGTVTLDALATVDAARLREELLHKRAAHPAEAGALVDVLAELRPPWVRFAPFTLSGIAAIGVVVGSLVNLFNEIAVDRTDFGAVQSWIGQIASAPVWVLVTGLAVLTVVLVSVLSIVAYVLAFWNFRLARGEGTLRVTRGLLTTRQTTIELRRLRGTEISEPLLLRAAGGARCSAITTGLHGEHSSSVLLPPAPRVVADRVAGDVLADPVAASAELIGHGSRAHLRRHTRAALVAAAVTGLFVLLWWLADWPAWTWQVALALFPAGALLAEDRYRNLGHTLIGGKLVVRQGSLVRRRQVLSTEGVIGWVFHRSFFQRRAGLLSLTATTAAGRQHYTGIDIPAAEAVALADAAEPGLLEPFLVRERSVAEAVQDLRG; translated from the coding sequence GTGAGCACCGACTGGCACCGGCTGAGCGCGCGGATGCTCGCCGTCCACCCGGTGCAGGAGGTCGTCCGGCTGCTGCCGGTGCTGATCGGTGTGCTGTTCGTCGGGCGCGGCGGCCAGGGGCAGATCTGGAGCCTCGTCGGCCTGTGCCTGGCGGTCGGGACCGGGCTGCTCCGCTGGTTCACCACGACCTACCAGATCACCCCGGAGCACGTGCGGGTGCGGCGCGGGCTGTTCAGCCGTAAGGAACTGTCCGTGCCGCGGGACCGGATCCGCACGGTCGACCTGACTTCCCGTCCACTGCAACGGGTCCTCGGGCTGAGCCGGGTCGTGATCGGCACCGGGCACGGTGGACACAGTGGACGCGGTGGGCACGGCGGCGGGACCGTCACGCTCGACGCGCTCGCAACCGTGGACGCGGCGCGGTTGCGCGAGGAACTGCTGCACAAGCGCGCCGCGCACCCCGCGGAGGCCGGAGCCCTGGTCGACGTGCTGGCCGAGCTCCGGCCGCCGTGGGTGCGGTTCGCGCCGTTCACGCTGTCCGGGATCGCCGCGATCGGCGTGGTCGTCGGGTCCCTGGTGAACCTGTTCAACGAGATCGCCGTCGACCGGACCGACTTCGGTGCGGTGCAGTCGTGGATCGGGCAGATCGCGTCGGCGCCGGTGTGGGTCCTCGTGACCGGGCTGGCGGTGCTGACCGTGGTGCTGGTGTCGGTGCTGTCGATCGTCGCGTACGTGCTGGCGTTCTGGAACTTCCGGCTGGCGCGCGGCGAAGGCACGCTGCGGGTGACCCGCGGCCTGCTGACCACCCGGCAGACGACGATCGAACTGCGCCGCCTGCGCGGCACCGAGATCAGCGAACCGCTCCTGCTGCGGGCCGCGGGAGGTGCCCGCTGCTCGGCTATCACGACGGGGCTGCACGGCGAGCACAGCAGCTCCGTGCTGCTGCCGCCGGCGCCCCGCGTGGTGGCGGACCGGGTGGCCGGTGACGTGCTGGCGGACCCCGTCGCGGCGTCCGCGGAGCTGATCGGGCACGGGTCGCGTGCGCACCTGCGCCGGCACACGCGGGCAGCGCTGGTCGCGGCGGCGGTGACCGGGCTGTTCGTCCTGTTGTGGTGGCTGGCGGACTGGCCGGCGTGGACGTGGCAGGTGGCGCTGGCGTTGTTCCCGGCAGGCGCGCTGCTCGCCGAGGACCGCTACCGCAACCTGGGCCACACGCTGATCGGCGGGAAGCTGGTGGTCCGGCAGGGCAGCCTGGTGCGGCGACGGCAGGTGCTGTCCACCGAGGGCGTGATCGGCTGGGTGTTCCACCGGTCGTTCTTCCAGCGGCGGGCCGGGTTGCTCTCGCTGACCGCGACCACGGCGGCGGGCCGTCAGCACTACACGGGTATCGACATCCCGGCCGCGGAGGCCGTCGCGCTCGCCGACGCCGCCGAACCCGGGCTGCTGGAGCCGTTCCTGGTCCGGGAGCGGTCAGTCGCCGAGGCCGTCCAGGATCTCCGCGGCTAA
- a CDS encoding PH domain-containing protein — MTSPVVDLRPPANLVSRKAVLFWATRAAIGWVVVLTGEGVWLGLTGWFPLVVVLALTAVVAIAHLAVMPQWRFRVHRWETTPQVVYTQSGWINQERRIAPVSRIQTVDTERGPLERLFGLANLTVTTASARGPVHIHGLDHDVAQRLTQELATRTQATPGDAT; from the coding sequence GTGACAAGTCCCGTGGTGGATCTGCGCCCGCCCGCGAACCTGGTGAGCCGCAAGGCGGTGCTCTTCTGGGCGACGCGAGCGGCGATCGGCTGGGTCGTCGTGCTCACCGGCGAAGGGGTGTGGCTCGGGCTGACCGGCTGGTTCCCGCTCGTCGTCGTGCTGGCCCTGACCGCGGTGGTGGCGATCGCGCACCTCGCCGTGATGCCGCAGTGGCGGTTCCGGGTGCACCGCTGGGAAACCACGCCGCAGGTCGTCTACACGCAGTCCGGCTGGATCAACCAGGAGCGGCGCATCGCGCCGGTGTCCCGCATCCAGACCGTCGACACCGAGCGCGGCCCGCTGGAGCGGCTGTTCGGGCTGGCGAACCTGACGGTGACCACGGCATCCGCACGCGGGCCGGTGCACATCCACGGTCTGGACCACGACGTGGCGCAACGCCTGACCCAGGAACTCGCCACCCGCACCCAGGCCACGCCCGGGGACGCGACGTGA
- a CDS encoding ArsR/SmtB family transcription factor, whose product MGHGVDGKDRPAASLDAQSAATVAATLQALATPSRLLMLTRLRQGPCAVGELAEAVGMEQSAVSHQLRLLRNLGLVTGQRSGRSIVYSLYDNHVAQLLDEAVYHIEHLRLGVPDSSTA is encoded by the coding sequence GTGGGTCACGGAGTCGACGGCAAGGACAGGCCGGCAGCGTCGCTGGACGCGCAGAGCGCGGCAACGGTCGCCGCGACCTTGCAGGCGCTGGCCACCCCGAGCCGCCTGCTCATGCTCACCCGGCTGCGTCAAGGGCCGTGCGCGGTCGGCGAGCTGGCCGAGGCGGTCGGGATGGAGCAGTCCGCGGTGAGCCACCAGCTCCGGCTGCTGCGCAACCTCGGCCTGGTCACCGGTCAGCGCTCCGGCCGCAGCATCGTCTACAGCCTCTACGACAACCACGTCGCCCAGCTCCTCGACGAGGCCGTCTACCACATCGAACACCTCCGCCTCGGAGTTCCGGACAGCTCGACCGCGTGA
- a CDS encoding heavy metal translocating P-type ATPase, with product MIERATPARPARRLLLPEVRWALAALALFLAGLAADLAGSPGWLSWVLYLACYGAGGWEPLLAGLRALRERTLDVDLLMVVAAVGAAAIGQVFDGGLLIVIFATSGALEAVATRRTADSVRGLLDLTAETGGYEIGDEFVTRPGQRIGGDGIVLDGASEVDQSSVTGESMPVPKAPGDEVFAGTLNGTGMLRVRVTRDPSDTVLARIVAMVEEASATKARTQLFIEKIEQRYSAGVVVATLALFLVPLAFGAGLQDTLLRAMTFMIVASPCAVVLATMPPLLSAIANAGRHGVLVKSAVVLERLGTTERVAFDKTGTLTEGTPRVVEVRPLGMSEPDVLRYAAGAEQSSEHPLGRAIVAAADRVPVAGDFRAEPGRGVHAVVDGRRVFVGRGDGDPVREVEAAGRTAVLVRVDGEPAGVLGLADRVRPDARAAVGLLAGASPVLLTGDNERVAARVADEVGITDVRAGLLPQDKVTAVRELGERVLVVGDGINDAPALAAAHTGIAMGRAGSDLALETADAVVVRDELTAIPAVVALARRARRLVLANLVIASAFIAGLVLWDLFGELPLPLGVAGHEGSTVLVALNGLRLLGERAWRTAQGRR from the coding sequence GTGATCGAACGAGCAACCCCCGCGCGCCCCGCGCGCCGGCTGCTGCTGCCCGAGGTCCGCTGGGCGCTGGCCGCCCTGGCGCTGTTCCTGGCCGGCCTCGCGGCCGATCTGGCCGGGAGCCCGGGATGGCTGTCCTGGGTGCTCTACCTGGCCTGTTATGGCGCGGGCGGCTGGGAGCCGCTGCTGGCCGGACTGCGCGCACTGCGCGAGCGCACACTGGACGTCGACCTGTTGATGGTGGTCGCGGCCGTCGGCGCCGCGGCCATCGGGCAGGTCTTCGACGGCGGGCTGCTGATCGTCATCTTCGCGACCTCCGGCGCGTTGGAGGCGGTCGCGACCCGGCGGACCGCCGATTCCGTGCGCGGTCTGCTCGACCTGACCGCCGAGACCGGCGGCTACGAGATCGGCGACGAGTTCGTCACCCGGCCCGGACAGCGCATCGGCGGGGACGGCATCGTGCTCGACGGGGCGAGCGAGGTGGACCAGTCGTCGGTCACCGGCGAGTCGATGCCGGTGCCGAAGGCGCCCGGCGACGAGGTGTTCGCCGGCACGCTGAACGGGACCGGGATGCTGCGGGTGCGGGTCACGCGCGATCCGTCCGACACGGTGCTGGCGCGGATCGTGGCGATGGTCGAGGAGGCGTCCGCGACCAAGGCGAGGACCCAGCTGTTCATCGAAAAGATCGAGCAGCGGTACTCCGCCGGAGTGGTGGTGGCGACACTGGCGTTGTTCCTGGTTCCGCTGGCGTTCGGAGCCGGGCTGCAGGACACGCTGCTGCGCGCGATGACGTTCATGATCGTCGCGTCACCGTGCGCGGTGGTGCTGGCGACCATGCCGCCGCTGTTGTCGGCGATCGCGAACGCCGGGCGGCATGGCGTGCTGGTCAAGTCGGCCGTGGTGCTGGAGCGGCTGGGCACGACCGAGCGGGTGGCGTTCGACAAGACCGGCACGCTGACCGAGGGCACCCCGCGCGTCGTCGAGGTCCGTCCACTCGGCATGTCCGAACCGGACGTTCTGCGGTACGCCGCCGGTGCGGAGCAGTCGAGCGAGCACCCGCTGGGGCGCGCGATCGTCGCAGCCGCGGACCGGGTACCGGTGGCGGGGGACTTCCGGGCCGAGCCGGGCCGGGGGGTGCACGCGGTGGTGGACGGCCGGCGTGTGTTCGTCGGCCGGGGCGACGGCGACCCGGTGCGCGAGGTCGAAGCCGCGGGCCGGACCGCGGTGCTGGTGCGGGTCGACGGCGAGCCCGCGGGCGTCCTCGGTCTGGCCGACCGGGTGCGCCCGGACGCCCGCGCGGCGGTGGGCCTGCTGGCCGGGGCTTCGCCGGTACTGCTGACCGGTGACAACGAGCGCGTCGCCGCTCGCGTGGCGGACGAGGTGGGGATCACCGACGTGCGGGCCGGGCTGCTGCCGCAGGACAAGGTCACCGCGGTGCGCGAACTCGGCGAGCGGGTCCTGGTGGTCGGCGACGGGATCAACGACGCACCCGCGCTCGCCGCGGCGCACACCGGCATCGCCATGGGACGCGCCGGGTCCGACCTGGCGCTGGAGACCGCGGACGCGGTGGTCGTGCGGGACGAGCTGACCGCGATCCCCGCGGTGGTCGCGCTGGCCCGGCGCGCCCGGCGGCTGGTGCTGGCGAACCTCGTGATCGCGAGTGCGTTCATCGCCGGGCTCGTGCTGTGGGACCTGTTCGGCGAGCTGCCACTGCCGCTTGGCGTGGCCGGGCACGAGGGCTCCACGGTGCTGGTGGCGCTCAACGGCCTGCGGCTGCTCGGGGAGCGGGCTTGGCGGACGGCTCAGGGGCGCAGGTAG
- a CDS encoding TetR/AcrR family transcriptional regulator encodes MDDDPRQRLIRSAVAVLTSEGVEAVTLRRIAREAGVSHGAPLRHFTGRAELLAAVAASGFAELHRQAADLPGGNPQQRLLTACRRYLDFALENPAMFELMFRPDLIDVREPELARLSNAVFEQFLDLVTSAQAGGWRRGTASRPLAASLWAALHGLAALWLRGGLPSAAESADVEHTLAVTLNTYLRP; translated from the coding sequence GTGGACGACGATCCCCGGCAACGCCTGATCCGCAGCGCCGTCGCCGTCCTGACGAGCGAGGGTGTCGAGGCCGTCACCCTGCGCCGGATCGCGCGGGAGGCCGGCGTCTCGCACGGCGCGCCGCTGCGGCACTTCACCGGACGCGCCGAACTGCTCGCCGCCGTCGCCGCATCCGGATTCGCCGAACTGCACCGGCAGGCCGCGGACCTGCCCGGGGGAAACCCGCAGCAACGGTTGCTGACGGCGTGCCGCCGGTACCTCGACTTCGCGCTGGAGAACCCCGCGATGTTCGAGCTGATGTTCCGGCCCGACCTGATCGACGTGCGCGAACCCGAGCTGGCGCGGCTGAGCAATGCCGTGTTCGAGCAGTTCCTGGACCTCGTGACGAGTGCGCAGGCCGGTGGCTGGCGCCGGGGTACCGCGTCCCGCCCGCTGGCCGCGTCGCTGTGGGCGGCGCTGCACGGCCTCGCCGCGTTGTGGCTGCGCGGCGGGCTGCCGTCCGCCGCCGAATCCGCCGACGTGGAGCACACGCTCGCCGTCACGCTCAACACCTACCTGCGCCCCTGA
- a CDS encoding SGNH/GDSL hydrolase family protein yields the protein MGYQRFVVLGDSCAEGLHDPYPGTDVYRGWADLAAAALARHDPSFRYANLAVRGRRLDQIIVEQIPAALDLRPDLVALFGGANDVLTRSYRAEVVAKRVDAAIRMLTRAAPTVVVFTLSDVSSRVPGLLRIRGRLEALNDAIRTSAARYGAQVVDLWDEEAVHDLRYFGPDRLHLSEHGHRRLAAYLLTRLGVGYDPAWLEPLPGDPVRPGLRAHADWVWREVLPVMVTRTRNWFTGRSPGDGFAPKRPDLLPVIADELASWTTIPGNA from the coding sequence ATGGGCTACCAGAGGTTCGTCGTACTGGGGGACAGCTGCGCCGAGGGTCTGCACGACCCCTACCCGGGGACCGACGTCTACCGCGGCTGGGCCGACCTGGCCGCCGCCGCGCTGGCGCGGCACGACCCGTCGTTCCGGTACGCCAACCTGGCCGTCCGCGGCCGCCGTCTCGACCAGATCATCGTCGAGCAGATCCCGGCCGCGCTGGACCTCCGCCCCGATCTCGTCGCCCTGTTCGGCGGCGCCAACGACGTGCTGACCCGCAGCTACCGGGCGGAAGTCGTGGCCAAGCGGGTGGACGCCGCGATCCGCATGCTCACCCGCGCCGCCCCGACCGTCGTCGTCTTCACGCTCAGCGACGTGTCCAGCCGCGTGCCGGGGCTGCTGCGGATCCGCGGCCGGCTGGAAGCGCTCAACGACGCGATCCGCACGTCCGCGGCCCGGTACGGCGCGCAGGTCGTCGACCTGTGGGACGAGGAGGCCGTGCACGACCTGCGGTACTTCGGCCCGGACCGGCTGCACCTGTCCGAGCACGGTCACCGCCGCCTCGCCGCGTACCTGCTGACCCGGCTCGGCGTCGGCTACGACCCCGCCTGGCTCGAGCCGCTGCCCGGCGACCCGGTGCGGCCGGGCCTGCGCGCGCACGCCGACTGGGTGTGGCGGGAGGTCCTGCCGGTGATGGTCACGCGGACCCGCAACTGGTTCACCGGCCGGTCCCCCGGCGACGGTTTCGCCCCCAAACGCCCGGACCTGCTGCCCGTCATCGCAGACGAGTTGGCCTCGTGGACGACGATCCCCGGCAACGCCTGA
- a CDS encoding beta-N-acetylhexosaminidase, producing the protein MLRSLAALLGATALTLALTQPATASQPATHALADVIPVPVSAKADPRNDFRLTPATAIEAGGGARQVAAYLAGLLRPSTGFPLPVVERTVTPSAPSAPSAPSAPSIALELGPTAEAGDQGYQLTVTRRGVTIRANSDDGLFAGVQTLRQLLPARVESRTVARGPWVVPGGRIVDHPRFAYRGAMLDVARHFFSVGEVERYIDQIAQYKINRLHLHLADDQGWRIEIKSRPRLATYGGSTEVGGGPGGYYTQDQYRELVAYAASRHITVIPEIDMPGHTNAALASYPELNCDGVAPPLYTGIEVGFSSLCVGKDVTYRFLDDVIGELAALTPGRYLDIGGDEAHATPPGDYQKFMGEVLPIVAKHGKLAQGWHEIAQAHPPVSAVPQFWDTDGVDAATAAAAAAGNKVLMSPANKAYLDMQYTANSPLGLHWAGYVEVADSYDWDPATAVQGVGEASVLGIEAPLWSETLTDSDAIEFMAFPRLPGIAEIGWSPRAAHDWAGYRVRLAQQAPRWAVQGIDFYRSPQVDWQ; encoded by the coding sequence ATGCTCAGATCCCTGGCCGCACTGCTCGGCGCCACCGCGCTGACCCTGGCCCTCACCCAGCCCGCCACCGCGAGCCAGCCGGCCACCCACGCCCTGGCGGACGTGATTCCCGTTCCGGTATCCGCGAAAGCCGATCCGCGGAACGACTTCCGGCTCACGCCGGCCACCGCGATCGAGGCAGGCGGCGGCGCCCGCCAGGTGGCCGCCTACCTGGCCGGCCTGCTCCGCCCGTCCACCGGGTTTCCGCTGCCGGTCGTGGAGCGCACCGTGACGCCGTCGGCACCGTCGGCGCCGTCGGCACCGTCGGCACCGTCGATCGCGCTCGAGCTCGGCCCGACCGCGGAGGCCGGTGACCAGGGCTACCAGCTCACCGTGACGCGGCGCGGCGTCACCATCCGCGCGAACAGCGACGACGGCCTGTTCGCCGGTGTGCAGACGCTGCGCCAGCTGCTGCCCGCACGGGTCGAGTCGCGCACGGTCGCCCGCGGCCCGTGGGTCGTGCCGGGCGGCCGGATCGTGGACCACCCGCGGTTCGCCTACCGCGGCGCGATGCTCGACGTGGCCCGGCACTTCTTCTCCGTCGGTGAGGTCGAGCGCTACATCGACCAGATCGCGCAGTACAAGATCAACCGGCTGCACCTGCACCTGGCGGACGACCAGGGCTGGCGGATCGAGATCAAGAGCCGGCCCCGCCTGGCGACCTACGGCGGCAGCACCGAGGTCGGCGGCGGTCCGGGCGGCTACTACACGCAGGACCAGTACCGGGAGCTGGTGGCCTACGCCGCGTCCCGGCACATCACGGTGATCCCGGAGATCGACATGCCGGGCCACACGAACGCCGCACTGGCCTCCTACCCGGAGCTGAACTGCGACGGCGTCGCCCCGCCGCTCTACACCGGCATCGAAGTCGGGTTCAGCTCGCTGTGCGTCGGCAAGGACGTCACGTACCGGTTCCTGGACGACGTGATCGGCGAGTTGGCCGCCCTGACACCCGGCCGGTACCTGGACATCGGGGGCGACGAGGCGCACGCGACGCCGCCCGGGGACTACCAGAAGTTCATGGGCGAGGTGCTGCCGATCGTCGCGAAGCACGGCAAGCTGGCGCAGGGCTGGCACGAGATCGCGCAGGCCCATCCGCCGGTGTCGGCGGTGCCGCAGTTCTGGGACACCGACGGCGTGGACGCCGCCACCGCCGCGGCCGCGGCCGCGGGCAACAAGGTGCTGATGTCCCCGGCCAACAAGGCGTACCTGGACATGCAGTACACCGCGAACAGCCCGCTCGGCCTGCACTGGGCCGGGTACGTCGAGGTCGCCGACTCCTACGACTGGGATCCGGCCACCGCCGTCCAGGGTGTGGGCGAGGCTTCCGTTCTCGGTATCGAGGCGCCACTGTGGTCGGAGACCCTGACCGACAGCGACGCCATCGAGTTCATGGCCTTCCCGCGCCTGCCCGGCATCGCGGAGATCGGCTGGTCGCCGAGGGCGGCGCACGACTGGGCCGGTTACCGGGTGCGGCTCGCGCAGCAGGCGCCGCGCTGGGCGGTCCAGGGGATCGACTTCTACCGTTCCCCGCAGGTCGACTGGCAGTAG
- a CDS encoding propionyl-CoA synthetase yields MGHELDDEEVCPMGRHAEEYQRSLTDPEGFWLAAAKAIDWTREPSRALDSSQAPLYRWFPDGELNTAYNALDRHVEHGRGEQAALIWDSPVTGGKRTYTYTQLRDEVARFAGALRSLGVGKGDRVIVYLPMVPEAVVAMLACARIGAVHSVVFGGFAPKELAARIEDAKPKVIVAASCGIEPSRVVEYKPIIDEALAGTTHQPDKVVVLQRDAARATLGERDVDWQDLVADATPVGPVPVAATDPLYILYTSGTTGKPKGVVRDTGGHAVALAYSMTAIYDIQPGDIWWTASDVGWVVGHSYIVYAPLLIGATTVMYEGKPVGTPDAGAFWRVISEHRAKALFTAPTALRAIKRVDPEGTELAKYDLSSFSTLFMAGERLDPETLHWASDKLGVPVIDHWWQTETGWPIAANPRGVEPMPVKPGSATVPVPGYDVRILDQSGEPLPAGQEGAICLKLPMPPGTLPTLWGDDERYVEAYLSRYPGYYLTGDSGYFDEDGYLFVMGRTDDVINVAGHRLSTGSMEAVLAAHPAVAECAVIGVRDALKGQVPRGLVVLKSGVDVDEEELKSELVAAVRRDIGPVAAFRQVSVVDALPKTRSGKILRKTMRGLAEGRDEPVPSTIEDPSVLDNLRTILQDS; encoded by the coding sequence GTGGGGCACGAGCTCGACGACGAGGAGGTCTGTCCCATGGGCCGTCACGCGGAGGAATACCAGCGCAGCCTGACCGATCCGGAGGGGTTCTGGCTGGCCGCCGCCAAGGCGATCGACTGGACGCGCGAGCCGTCCAGAGCGCTCGACTCGTCGCAGGCCCCGCTGTACCGGTGGTTCCCGGACGGCGAGCTGAACACCGCCTACAACGCGCTGGACCGGCACGTGGAACACGGCCGGGGCGAGCAGGCCGCGTTGATCTGGGACTCGCCGGTGACCGGCGGCAAACGCACCTACACCTACACCCAGCTGCGCGACGAGGTCGCCCGGTTCGCCGGGGCCCTGCGGTCGCTCGGCGTCGGCAAGGGCGACCGGGTGATCGTCTACCTGCCGATGGTGCCCGAGGCGGTGGTGGCGATGCTGGCCTGCGCCCGCATCGGCGCCGTGCACTCGGTGGTGTTCGGCGGGTTCGCCCCCAAGGAGCTGGCCGCGCGCATCGAGGACGCGAAACCGAAGGTGATCGTCGCCGCTTCGTGCGGCATCGAACCGAGCCGGGTGGTCGAGTACAAGCCGATCATCGACGAGGCACTCGCCGGCACCACGCACCAGCCGGACAAGGTCGTGGTGCTGCAACGCGACGCGGCCCGGGCGACGCTCGGCGAACGGGACGTCGACTGGCAGGACCTGGTCGCGGACGCCACCCCGGTGGGCCCGGTGCCGGTCGCGGCAACGGACCCGCTCTACATCCTCTACACCTCCGGCACGACCGGGAAACCGAAAGGCGTCGTGCGGGACACCGGCGGGCACGCGGTCGCGCTGGCCTACTCGATGACCGCGATCTACGACATCCAGCCCGGCGACATCTGGTGGACCGCTTCCGATGTCGGCTGGGTGGTCGGCCACTCCTACATCGTGTACGCGCCGCTGCTGATCGGCGCGACGACGGTGATGTACGAGGGCAAACCGGTGGGCACGCCGGACGCGGGCGCGTTCTGGCGCGTCATCAGCGAGCACCGGGCGAAGGCGTTGTTCACCGCCCCCACCGCGCTGCGGGCCATCAAGCGGGTCGACCCGGAGGGCACGGAACTCGCGAAGTACGACCTGTCGTCGTTTTCGACCCTGTTCATGGCCGGCGAGCGGCTCGACCCGGAGACCCTGCACTGGGCCTCCGACAAGCTCGGCGTGCCGGTGATCGACCACTGGTGGCAGACCGAGACCGGCTGGCCGATCGCCGCGAACCCGCGCGGGGTGGAGCCGATGCCGGTCAAGCCGGGGTCGGCGACCGTCCCGGTGCCGGGTTACGACGTGCGGATCCTCGACCAGTCCGGTGAGCCGCTGCCGGCCGGGCAGGAGGGCGCGATCTGCCTCAAGCTGCCGATGCCACCGGGCACCCTGCCCACGCTGTGGGGCGACGACGAGCGGTACGTCGAGGCGTACCTGTCCCGGTACCCGGGCTACTACCTCACCGGTGACTCCGGGTACTTCGACGAGGACGGGTACCTGTTCGTGATGGGCCGCACCGACGACGTCATCAACGTCGCCGGGCACCGGCTCTCGACCGGATCGATGGAGGCCGTGCTGGCGGCGCACCCCGCCGTGGCCGAGTGCGCGGTGATCGGCGTGCGGGACGCGCTGAAGGGACAGGTGCCGCGTGGGCTGGTGGTGCTGAAGTCCGGTGTGGACGTCGACGAGGAGGAGCTCAAGTCCGAACTGGTCGCCGCCGTCCGGCGGGACATCGGCCCGGTGGCCGCGTTCCGCCAGGTGTCTGTTGTGGACGCGTTGCCGAAGACGCGCTCGGGCAAGATCCTCCGCAAGACCATGCGCGGACTCGCGGAAGGCCGCGACGAGCCCGTGCCGTCGACGATCGAGGACCCCTCGGTGCTCGACAACCTGCGCACGATCCTGCAGGACTCCTGA